The Toxorhynchites rutilus septentrionalis strain SRP chromosome 3, ASM2978413v1, whole genome shotgun sequence genome includes a region encoding these proteins:
- the LOC129778638 gene encoding phenoloxidase-activating factor 1-like isoform X4 yields the protein MSVPISPCPKIFTYRRDLRTNRLFGRIDIRDLQMGQTAKLNVDLVLGTQLRSDYIISHMSIALVKSLEATFNDIASDLPAQYRVNFPLQSVLPTVRSIALNDQTICSGRHATGRIVHLEKTLYLQPHTPQAILQGRNVRQYQRSVNEIQNSVVPTALNMLAHTHASFLSHFDISSKCGKPSRTFLTRLSVNGAFVNRGQFPWAVPLFDRTQSGNPRYICGSTIITKKHLITAAHCVYDGNDPIEPERILAVPGMFNIDNFFDDNAKFVDIDAIVPHEEYIHGDRLNDADVAVLRMTRELEYSDYIIPICLWQGDNDLTWVVGKEGYVAGWGASGASSSSVTTYLTTTILDKRRCSVNESQPYQASARILCGKGQQQTSCVGDSGSGLVMRRGSQYYLRGVASRGQFDYDTVKCDTTRYAVYIDVAFLRYWLKLATRL from the exons ATGTCTGTGCCGATATCGCCCTGTCCAAAAATATTCACTTATCGAAGGGACCTGAGAACAAACCGGTTGTTCGGTAGAATCGATATAAGAGACCTGCAAATGGGACAGACAGCCAAGCTCAATGTTGATCTGGTTCTTGGAACTCAGCTGCGATCG GATTATATCATAAGCCACATGTCGATAGCTCTGGTGAAATCCCTGGAGGCTACCTTTAATGACATAGCCAGCGATTTACCGGCCCAGTACCGAGTGAACTTCCCGTTGCAAAGCGTCCTGCCAACTGTGCGATCGATTGCACTTAACGATCAAACCATTTGTTCGGGTCGCCATGCTACGGGACGCATCGTTCACCTGGAAAAAACTTTGTATCTACAGCCGCATACACCCCAGGCGATATTACAGGGCCGCAATGTCCGTCAATATCAACGTTCCGTGAATGAGATCCAGAATAGTGTCGTACCTACGGCTCTGAACATGCTTGCCCATACCCATGCCTCATTTCTTTCTCATTTTGACATAAGCAGTAAATGCGGAAAACCTTCCAGAACTTTTTTGACACGGCTCTCGGTGAACGGCGCGTTTGTAAACAGAGGTCAATTTCCCTGGGCGGTACCGCTGTTCGATCGCACTCAGTCTGGCAACCCGAGGTACATCTGCGGCAGCACGATCATCACCAAGAAGCACCTTATCACGGCCGCTCACTGTGTGTACGACGGTAACGATCCGATCGAACCGGAACGAATTCTGGCCGTCCCCGGAATGTTCAATATTGACAACTTCTTCGATGATAACGCAAAATTTGTTGACATCGATGCGATAGTACCCCACGAGGAGTACATTCATGGTGACAGGCTGAACGATGCGGACGTGGCGGTTCTCCGGATGACCCGTGAACTAGAGTACTCGGATTATATTATTCCGATCTGTTTGTGGCAGGGTGATAACGATCTGACGTGGGTCGTGGGCAAAGAAGGTTACGTCGCGGGTTGGGGAGCTTCCGGAGCGAGCAGCAGCTCGGTTACAACGTATCTCACCACAACCATTTTGGACAAACGAAGATGTAGCGTGAACGAGTCTCAACCGTATCAAGCCAGTGCAAGGATTCTTTGCGGCAAAGGACAGCAGCAAACGTCCTGCGTTGGAGATTCCGGAAGTGGACTGGTGATGCGAAGAGGTAGCCAGTACTACCTGCGGGGAGTAGCCTCCAGAGGTCAGTTCGATTACGATACGGTGAAATGTGACACGACAAGGTACGCTGTCTATATCGATGTGGCTTTCCTTCGATACTGGCTAAAACTTGCGACGAGACTGTGA
- the LOC129778638 gene encoding phenoloxidase-activating factor 1-like isoform X3 — MSCHSVLVLGQIVKAVDMSVPISPCPKIFTYRRDLRTNRLFGRIDIRDLQMGQTAKLNVDLVLGTQLRSDYIISHMSIALVKSLEATFNDIASDLPAQYRVNFPLQSVLPTVRSIALNDQTICSGRHATGRIVHLEKTLYLQPHTPQAILQGRNVRQYQRSVNEIQNSVVPTALNMLAHTHASFLSHFDISSKCGKPSRTFLTRLSVNGAFVNRGQFPWAVPLFDRTQSGNPRYICGSTIITKKHLITAAHCVYDGNDPIEPERILAVPGMFNIDNFFDDNAKFVDIDAIVPHEEYIHGDRLNDADVAVLRMTRELEYSDYIIPICLWQGDNDLTWVVGKEGYVAGWGASGASSSSVTTYLTTTILDKRRCSVNESQPYQASARILCGKGQQQTSCVGDSGSGLVMRRGSQYYLRGVASRGQFDYDTVKCDTTRYAVYIDVAFLRYWLKLATRL; from the exons ATGTCATGTCACTCAG TCTTGGTCCTGGGCCAAATCGTTAAAGCTGTGGATATGTCTGTGCCGATATCGCCCTGTCCAAAAATATTCACTTATCGAAGGGACCTGAGAACAAACCGGTTGTTCGGTAGAATCGATATAAGAGACCTGCAAATGGGACAGACAGCCAAGCTCAATGTTGATCTGGTTCTTGGAACTCAGCTGCGATCG GATTATATCATAAGCCACATGTCGATAGCTCTGGTGAAATCCCTGGAGGCTACCTTTAATGACATAGCCAGCGATTTACCGGCCCAGTACCGAGTGAACTTCCCGTTGCAAAGCGTCCTGCCAACTGTGCGATCGATTGCACTTAACGATCAAACCATTTGTTCGGGTCGCCATGCTACGGGACGCATCGTTCACCTGGAAAAAACTTTGTATCTACAGCCGCATACACCCCAGGCGATATTACAGGGCCGCAATGTCCGTCAATATCAACGTTCCGTGAATGAGATCCAGAATAGTGTCGTACCTACGGCTCTGAACATGCTTGCCCATACCCATGCCTCATTTCTTTCTCATTTTGACATAAGCAGTAAATGCGGAAAACCTTCCAGAACTTTTTTGACACGGCTCTCGGTGAACGGCGCGTTTGTAAACAGAGGTCAATTTCCCTGGGCGGTACCGCTGTTCGATCGCACTCAGTCTGGCAACCCGAGGTACATCTGCGGCAGCACGATCATCACCAAGAAGCACCTTATCACGGCCGCTCACTGTGTGTACGACGGTAACGATCCGATCGAACCGGAACGAATTCTGGCCGTCCCCGGAATGTTCAATATTGACAACTTCTTCGATGATAACGCAAAATTTGTTGACATCGATGCGATAGTACCCCACGAGGAGTACATTCATGGTGACAGGCTGAACGATGCGGACGTGGCGGTTCTCCGGATGACCCGTGAACTAGAGTACTCGGATTATATTATTCCGATCTGTTTGTGGCAGGGTGATAACGATCTGACGTGGGTCGTGGGCAAAGAAGGTTACGTCGCGGGTTGGGGAGCTTCCGGAGCGAGCAGCAGCTCGGTTACAACGTATCTCACCACAACCATTTTGGACAAACGAAGATGTAGCGTGAACGAGTCTCAACCGTATCAAGCCAGTGCAAGGATTCTTTGCGGCAAAGGACAGCAGCAAACGTCCTGCGTTGGAGATTCCGGAAGTGGACTGGTGATGCGAAGAGGTAGCCAGTACTACCTGCGGGGAGTAGCCTCCAGAGGTCAGTTCGATTACGATACGGTGAAATGTGACACGACAAGGTACGCTGTCTATATCGATGTGGCTTTCCTTCGATACTGGCTAAAACTTGCGACGAGACTGTGA
- the LOC129778638 gene encoding serine protease gd-like isoform X1, with product MSCHSVLKQILRRADTCPGEYIAIGLEMNSSNHHSSLLIYFYGLVLVLGQIVKAVDMSVPISPCPKIFTYRRDLRTNRLFGRIDIRDLQMGQTAKLNVDLVLGTQLRSDYIISHMSIALVKSLEATFNDIASDLPAQYRVNFPLQSVLPTVRSIALNDQTICSGRHATGRIVHLEKTLYLQPHTPQAILQGRNVRQYQRSVNEIQNSVVPTALNMLAHTHASFLSHFDISSKCGKPSRTFLTRLSVNGAFVNRGQFPWAVPLFDRTQSGNPRYICGSTIITKKHLITAAHCVYDGNDPIEPERILAVPGMFNIDNFFDDNAKFVDIDAIVPHEEYIHGDRLNDADVAVLRMTRELEYSDYIIPICLWQGDNDLTWVVGKEGYVAGWGASGASSSSVTTYLTTTILDKRRCSVNESQPYQASARILCGKGQQQTSCVGDSGSGLVMRRGSQYYLRGVASRGQFDYDTVKCDTTRYAVYIDVAFLRYWLKLATRL from the exons ATGTCATGTCACTCAG TGCTCAAACAAATTTTACGACGTGCAGACACTTGTCCTGGAGAATACATAGCGATAGGATTAGAAATGAATTCATCAAATCACCACTCGAGTCTCTTGATCTACTTCTATGGATTAGTCTTGGTCCTGGGCCAAATCGTTAAAGCTGTGGATATGTCTGTGCCGATATCGCCCTGTCCAAAAATATTCACTTATCGAAGGGACCTGAGAACAAACCGGTTGTTCGGTAGAATCGATATAAGAGACCTGCAAATGGGACAGACAGCCAAGCTCAATGTTGATCTGGTTCTTGGAACTCAGCTGCGATCG GATTATATCATAAGCCACATGTCGATAGCTCTGGTGAAATCCCTGGAGGCTACCTTTAATGACATAGCCAGCGATTTACCGGCCCAGTACCGAGTGAACTTCCCGTTGCAAAGCGTCCTGCCAACTGTGCGATCGATTGCACTTAACGATCAAACCATTTGTTCGGGTCGCCATGCTACGGGACGCATCGTTCACCTGGAAAAAACTTTGTATCTACAGCCGCATACACCCCAGGCGATATTACAGGGCCGCAATGTCCGTCAATATCAACGTTCCGTGAATGAGATCCAGAATAGTGTCGTACCTACGGCTCTGAACATGCTTGCCCATACCCATGCCTCATTTCTTTCTCATTTTGACATAAGCAGTAAATGCGGAAAACCTTCCAGAACTTTTTTGACACGGCTCTCGGTGAACGGCGCGTTTGTAAACAGAGGTCAATTTCCCTGGGCGGTACCGCTGTTCGATCGCACTCAGTCTGGCAACCCGAGGTACATCTGCGGCAGCACGATCATCACCAAGAAGCACCTTATCACGGCCGCTCACTGTGTGTACGACGGTAACGATCCGATCGAACCGGAACGAATTCTGGCCGTCCCCGGAATGTTCAATATTGACAACTTCTTCGATGATAACGCAAAATTTGTTGACATCGATGCGATAGTACCCCACGAGGAGTACATTCATGGTGACAGGCTGAACGATGCGGACGTGGCGGTTCTCCGGATGACCCGTGAACTAGAGTACTCGGATTATATTATTCCGATCTGTTTGTGGCAGGGTGATAACGATCTGACGTGGGTCGTGGGCAAAGAAGGTTACGTCGCGGGTTGGGGAGCTTCCGGAGCGAGCAGCAGCTCGGTTACAACGTATCTCACCACAACCATTTTGGACAAACGAAGATGTAGCGTGAACGAGTCTCAACCGTATCAAGCCAGTGCAAGGATTCTTTGCGGCAAAGGACAGCAGCAAACGTCCTGCGTTGGAGATTCCGGAAGTGGACTGGTGATGCGAAGAGGTAGCCAGTACTACCTGCGGGGAGTAGCCTCCAGAGGTCAGTTCGATTACGATACGGTGAAATGTGACACGACAAGGTACGCTGTCTATATCGATGTGGCTTTCCTTCGATACTGGCTAAAACTTGCGACGAGACTGTGA
- the LOC129778638 gene encoding serine protease gd-like isoform X2, whose protein sequence is MNSSNHHSSLLIYFYGLVLVLGQIVKAVDMSVPISPCPKIFTYRRDLRTNRLFGRIDIRDLQMGQTAKLNVDLVLGTQLRSDYIISHMSIALVKSLEATFNDIASDLPAQYRVNFPLQSVLPTVRSIALNDQTICSGRHATGRIVHLEKTLYLQPHTPQAILQGRNVRQYQRSVNEIQNSVVPTALNMLAHTHASFLSHFDISSKCGKPSRTFLTRLSVNGAFVNRGQFPWAVPLFDRTQSGNPRYICGSTIITKKHLITAAHCVYDGNDPIEPERILAVPGMFNIDNFFDDNAKFVDIDAIVPHEEYIHGDRLNDADVAVLRMTRELEYSDYIIPICLWQGDNDLTWVVGKEGYVAGWGASGASSSSVTTYLTTTILDKRRCSVNESQPYQASARILCGKGQQQTSCVGDSGSGLVMRRGSQYYLRGVASRGQFDYDTVKCDTTRYAVYIDVAFLRYWLKLATRL, encoded by the exons ATGAATTCATCAAATCACCACTCGAGTCTCTTGATCTACTTCTATGGATTAGTCTTGGTCCTGGGCCAAATCGTTAAAGCTGTGGATATGTCTGTGCCGATATCGCCCTGTCCAAAAATATTCACTTATCGAAGGGACCTGAGAACAAACCGGTTGTTCGGTAGAATCGATATAAGAGACCTGCAAATGGGACAGACAGCCAAGCTCAATGTTGATCTGGTTCTTGGAACTCAGCTGCGATCG GATTATATCATAAGCCACATGTCGATAGCTCTGGTGAAATCCCTGGAGGCTACCTTTAATGACATAGCCAGCGATTTACCGGCCCAGTACCGAGTGAACTTCCCGTTGCAAAGCGTCCTGCCAACTGTGCGATCGATTGCACTTAACGATCAAACCATTTGTTCGGGTCGCCATGCTACGGGACGCATCGTTCACCTGGAAAAAACTTTGTATCTACAGCCGCATACACCCCAGGCGATATTACAGGGCCGCAATGTCCGTCAATATCAACGTTCCGTGAATGAGATCCAGAATAGTGTCGTACCTACGGCTCTGAACATGCTTGCCCATACCCATGCCTCATTTCTTTCTCATTTTGACATAAGCAGTAAATGCGGAAAACCTTCCAGAACTTTTTTGACACGGCTCTCGGTGAACGGCGCGTTTGTAAACAGAGGTCAATTTCCCTGGGCGGTACCGCTGTTCGATCGCACTCAGTCTGGCAACCCGAGGTACATCTGCGGCAGCACGATCATCACCAAGAAGCACCTTATCACGGCCGCTCACTGTGTGTACGACGGTAACGATCCGATCGAACCGGAACGAATTCTGGCCGTCCCCGGAATGTTCAATATTGACAACTTCTTCGATGATAACGCAAAATTTGTTGACATCGATGCGATAGTACCCCACGAGGAGTACATTCATGGTGACAGGCTGAACGATGCGGACGTGGCGGTTCTCCGGATGACCCGTGAACTAGAGTACTCGGATTATATTATTCCGATCTGTTTGTGGCAGGGTGATAACGATCTGACGTGGGTCGTGGGCAAAGAAGGTTACGTCGCGGGTTGGGGAGCTTCCGGAGCGAGCAGCAGCTCGGTTACAACGTATCTCACCACAACCATTTTGGACAAACGAAGATGTAGCGTGAACGAGTCTCAACCGTATCAAGCCAGTGCAAGGATTCTTTGCGGCAAAGGACAGCAGCAAACGTCCTGCGTTGGAGATTCCGGAAGTGGACTGGTGATGCGAAGAGGTAGCCAGTACTACCTGCGGGGAGTAGCCTCCAGAGGTCAGTTCGATTACGATACGGTGAAATGTGACACGACAAGGTACGCTGTCTATATCGATGTGGCTTTCCTTCGATACTGGCTAAAACTTGCGACGAGACTGTGA